The Argentina anserina chromosome 3, drPotAnse1.1, whole genome shotgun sequence genome includes a region encoding these proteins:
- the LOC126786950 gene encoding pentatricopeptide repeat-containing protein At3g46790, chloroplastic-like — MLARQSQSLVPPTEAFKFLSFFTGVRTYTKPHYRNSYDYTDLLQLCRNTNSLKKLHAQIILSGVHQNPFVASKLVGKYVEHSSSCMKEARKVFDELTERDVFVWNMLIQGYANVGPFSEAIKMCNQMRLSGLPPNQYTYPFVLKACGAMRDGKQGRVVHGQVMKSGLELQVFVGNALVAMYSKCGEVEVSRRVFDELPQKDLVSWNSLISGYATNGCPNAAIQIFRAMLQDGANASLLEHATLVSVLPACVDASAIEVGFWIHLYVVKSGIEIDSALGSALVTMYANCGRVGVSRVIFDRVSDKTVVLWSTMMRGYGMHGHTDEVLQMFTQFEESGLDPDAVMLLCLLSTCSHAGMVAKGLEIFEKMEKYGVEKNEKHYACIVDLLGRAGLLDRAVTFIESMPIRAGKDVYGALLGACRIHNNIKLAEETAERLFVLDPENAGRYILLASMYEDAGRWEDAARVRRLIRDKNIKKPTGHSSIEVECIYHTFGADDESHPYTNQIFDTLERLDGIMEEDIDL; from the coding sequence ATGTTAGCTAGACAAAGTCAGTCTCTAGTTCCACCAACCGAAGCGTTCAAGTTCCTAAGCTTCTTCACTGGTGTTAGAACATACACAAAACCCCATTACAGAAACTCTTACGACTACACAGACCTGCTTCAACTCTGCAGAAACACCAACTCACTCAAGAAACTCCACGCCCAGATCATACTATCAGGCGTACACCAAAACCCATTCGTCGCTTCAAAGCTAGTAGGCAAGTACGTGGAGCACAGCAGCTCATGTATGAAAGAAGCACGGAAGGTGTTCGATGAATTGACTGAGAGAGACGTGTTTGTatggaacatgctcattcagGGCTATGCAAATGTTGGGCCTTTTAGTGAAGCAATCAAAATGTGTAATCAAATGAGGCTGAGTGGTTTACCTCCTAATCAATACACGTACCCTTTTGTGCTCAAGGCTTGTGGAGCAATGAGAGATGGAAAACAGGGGCGGGTTGTTCATGGGCAGGTGATGAAGTCTGGGCTTGAGTTGCAAGTGTTTGTGGGGAATGCTCTTGTGGCAATGTATTCCAAGTGTGGAGAAGTTGAGGTATCGAGGAGAGTGTTCGATGAATTGCCTCAGAAAGATCTTGTTAGTTGGAATTCCCTGATTTCAGGGTATGCCACGAATGGTTGTCCGAATGCAGCTATTCAGATATTTCGTGCAATGCTGCAGGATGGTGCTAATGCAAGCTTACTTGAACATGCCACTCTGGTTTCCGTGCTCCCGGCTTGTGTTGATGCATCTGCTATTGAAGTGGGGTTTTGGATTCATCTTTACGTTGTGAAGTCGGGTATAGAAATTGATTCTGCTTTGGGTAGTGCTCTCGTGACAATGTATGCAAATTGTGGTCGTGTGGGAGTTTCCAGAGTTATCTTTGATCGAGTTAGTGACAAGACTGTGGTGCTTTGGAGTACCATGATGCGGGGCTATGGAATGCACGGGCACACAGATGAGGTGCTCCAAATGTTTACGCAGTTTGAGGAGTCCGGCTTAGACCCAGATGCTGTTATGTTATTGTGTTTGTTGTCCACTTGTAGTCACGCAGGGATGGTTGCCAAAGGCTTGGAAATCTTCGAGAAAATGGAAAAGTACGGGGTAGAGAAAAATGAGAAGCATTATGCTTGCATTGTAGACCTTCTGGGAAGAGCTGGTTTACTTGACAGGGCGGTTACGTTTATTGAAAGCATGCCCATACGGGCAGGGAAAGATGTATATGGTGCATTACTTGGAGCTTGTAGGATACACAATAACATAAAACTTGCCGAAGAAACTGCGGAAAGATTGTTTGTTTTGGATCCTGAAAATGCTGGGAGGTATATTCTTTTGGCCAGCATGTACGAAGATGCTGGGCGATGGGAAGATGCAGCTAGAGTAAGGAGGCTTATCAGAGATAAGAACATCAAGAAACCTACTGGACATAGTTCAATTGAGGTGGAATGTATTTATCACACGTTTGGAGCTGATGATGAGTCTCACCCATATACGAATCAGATATTCGACACATTGGAGAGATTGGATGGGATTATGGAAGAAGATATAGACTTATAG
- the LOC126788645 gene encoding uncharacterized protein LOC126788645: protein MSILLKSQTWRWIVTKTRDSKPFFFTFATICGVIPGIIGYFVMQTTNSGNQELEAQLRRKARPDTVMMGQTNKERLAEFLGELQRKENTNDRYVAALKGETLTRNPYVRIQPIPKESTTGADKEKK from the exons atgTCGATTCTGTTGAAGAGCCAGACATGGAGGTGGATAGTGACCAAGACTCGCGACTCCAAGCCCTTCTTTTTTACCTTCGCCACCATCTGCGGTGTCATTCCTGGCATTATCGGCTACTTCGTTATGCAGACCACCAACTCCGGAAACCAAGAGCTTGAGGCTCAACTTCGCCGAAAAGCCCGGCCTGACACTGTG ATGATGGGGCaaacaaataaagaaagaTTGGCAGAATTCCTAGGGGAGCTGCAGCGGAAAGAGAACACAAACGACCGCTATGTTGCTGCACTGAAAGGAGAAACATTGACTAGGAATCCATACGTGAGAATTCAACCAATTCCAAAGGAGAGCACCACAGGAGCTGACAAGGAAAAGAAGTAG